The genome window TTCATTCTCGATTTAATGGAAAGGATGAGGAAAATATGAGCTAGCTCAGGCGCCTCGTTACAAGAAGCATTTCCCTTTTTACCCTTCATCATATACTCTTTCATCAGAGATTATAGCATATTCCCTTCCAAATAGCCCATGTAAGTCAGATTGTTTCGCTAATGAGCGCCTCTCCAATTTCACCGTCAAGCCATGGACACATGTCCCCAGATTCATCGAGCCACTCAATTTCTGCTTTGACaccaagcatcatcatcaattgcAACTCGAGTCGTAGTTCTGAGCCTTCGAGCTCATTTGGAGAGTGCAGGCTGGTCTTCTTGAGTGCTGAAACAGCTGCAGCCCGCTCTCTGCCATTCAGATAGGTGACAGGATCGCGGGACTGAGTTGATGTGATAGACACATGGCTTGGCTGCCCGTAGTAGGCGCTAGCATGACCTCGGAAGAGATGCGCTGATCTGATACCGAGCCACCACAATCCCTCTATACCGAGATCAGCTTCATGGCTCAGTCTTTCGGATCCGTGTCGGTAGCATCGCAAGATCTTGACGCCATCGGGATCGTAGTCAAACAGACCCAGAAGCGGCAGTTGGGGGTACTGTGTATGAACATAGTTCAGGAACGAGCGCGTGGTCAAGTCAGGATATCCTTTGGCCTACTCAAGTTAACTTGGGACTCCGCGTTTCATATTGTCTCAACATACTGTGACAAGCACGCCGGGGCCGAAGATGCAGGTTCTCCAAAATTGTGACGAGCAGAGAGATCGGAAAACTGCCTGAAGGAGTCAGCTTCGCTGAAACGACGAAGAATTTGTACCCTTACAtctttctcaacaacaagaatcCATCTGACGTTTTGAACATCGATGTTTGAGACTGACTGCACAGTCGGGACAGCAACTCCCTACATCACTCAGAATCAAGCAGAGTCATACCTAAAAAGTCTTACCAGATCTCCCGAGCAAGGGTTCAGTGTACTCCCATCGTGGAAGCGGATTAGCAACGGTCCCGCCAGGGCACCCTTTGATGCTGCAACCTGTTCCAGTTAGTTGAAGTACGGTGGGTGCTTCTAGCAAGACGCACAATATTCAAGTCCCCGCGACTGATACCAAGGTTGAAAGCAATGTCATCAACGAGGTCATCCACTTGGCCCTGCTTCTCAAAAaggtgctggtgttgataaAATATGTGGCTGCATATGAGCCCATTAGTACATCTATTGCATCTGGGGCCAATGAACTAACCGCTTGGTTAGGAGAGTGCCAGATACAATAGCATCATGTGATAGTTGAAGAATGAGAAGTATGCGCGCTGCGACTTGTTAGTCAAATTGACAGAGATAATTCTGCCGAAATCTGACCAAACTTGACTGCTTCCTGCTGGTTACGACCAGGGAAGTGAACCTGTTCTGGCTGTGCATTTGCGGCGCGACGTGTTGACCTTCGTGCAGAAAATGGAATCGATAGCACTTGTCCCGCAGCTAAAGCGCTGATGATTTGCGCAAGAATATCCTCAATGCGAGTGACAACCGTTCCGGCATTGGGGTTGTTGACTATCGTATTCGTATCAGTATTCTCGTTCGCTGTCGCTGATGATGTGCGATTAGCTTGGGGACTCTGTGTTAGTTCTGGAATAGCAATTGATTGAGCAATTTCTGCCTCTTCGTCCATGTTTTCTTGGCGCTTGTTAAAACAGGCTTAGGACTTTGATGATTTTCGTAAGTAGAGTTCGAGATCTGTCCGAATACGCAGTAGAGTTGCAATTCGCGATGCTGTTCTGTGGAGGTTTTGAAGATTGTCCAATCCCGAGAGTTAATTGATTTTCAGGGGCTTGACCGCTAGACATGGGGGATATGATGCTGCAGGTGCCACCAGAAGACGGGGGACCCTCCCGTACATCGGGGCGTACAGCGGGCTGGTAATTCAATCCGCCCCCATGTTATAGTTTAGTTTTAAAGCATGTGCTGCTCATCAATTTCACGATCACTCCACTGCTCTTCTCTGAATTGATCCACGAAACCTGCCGTTGAGACCATCAAACTCACCCAAACATGGTCGCAAACTCTACTGGACGTGAGAGTAGCGCGCTAAAGTCGCGTAAGCGTGCTGCTGACTCCGAGTCGGAACCGCTGTTGAAACAGGGTCAGCCATTCCCCAAGCAGCCTCGCATCAGCTCACAGTTGGACACGACAAGATGGAGGCTCAAGGACGACGACAGCCGTCACACGTGGCACTACCTTGAAAACGACGATGATGTGAAGGAGTGGCCACAGAGTTATGCTGAGAAATGGTACCTGAATTTGCCTTTGGTATGTTCTTTGCCCAATCCCTTATCAATCGCAACTAACATGTCGGACACAGGATCTCCCTGACCTTCCCACCCCCGACAACCCATTGGCAGCCGCGGAGAACGGCCTCGACTTTTTCGAAAAGCTTCAACTCCCCAGCGGGCATTGGGGCTGCGAATATGGCGGTCCCATGTTCCTCCTCCCCGGTATCGTCATGACCTGGTATGTCACAAGAACACCAGTTTCCTCCGCCAAAGCGACCGCGATCTATAAATACATATCCGCACGAGCTCATCCAGTGGACGGTGGTTGGGGTTTACATATCGAAGGCGAGAGCAGCGTCTTCGGAACACTGATGAATTATGTGGCCCTCCGACTTCTTGGTGTCGACCCTGAGGACCCAGTTCTGGTCAAGGCCAGGGGAACTCTACACAAGATGGGAGGAGCACTTTATGCGCCACACTGGGCCAAGTTCTGGATGGCTGTTTTGGGGCTCATGAGCTGGGATATCGTCAACCCTGTGCCACCAGAGTTTTGGCTGCTTCCTGATTGGGTTCCTTTCGCGCCATGGAGATGGTGGATTCACATTCGAATGGTGTTCCTACCGATGGGCTGGCTATACTCGAAACGATGGAGCTGCGAAGAGACTGATGTGATTCGATCACTGAAGAAAGAAGTATTCCTCGAGGATTACGCCAAGATAAACTGGTCAGCCCATCGCAACAGCATTGGCGTGATAGACAACTATCACCCCAAATCATGGTTGCTCAACGCCGCCAATTGGGTGCTTGCCAACATCTGGATGCCCTACCTGCGACCTAACTTCCTCAAAGAGAAAGCCGAAGCATGGGCCAGCAAACAAGTCGATATGGAGGATGCCAACACAGGCTATGCCTGCTTGGCCCCTGTCAACGCTGCTATGAACACCGTTTTGTGCTATGCTCGCGATGGCCCTGATAATTATGGTGTCAAGAGACATATCGAGCGACTTGAAGAGTATCTATGGGTCAAGGACGAGGGCATGTTGGCCAACGGCACTAACGGCGTACAGTGCTGGGACACGGCATTCTTGATTCAGGCAGTTTTCGAGGCCGGCCTTCATAAGAATGAAAAGTACCAACCCATGCTCATGAAGTCGCTACACTACTTGGAACGTCAGCAGATTCGAGAGGACTGTGCCGATCAGGAAGTGTGCTATCGTCAACCCCGAAAAGGTGGCTGGCCATTCAGCAACAGGGATCAGGGATACGGTGTCAGTGATTGCATTTCGGAAGCACTCAAGGCTATTATTCTGCTGCAGAAGGTGGGCGGCCTTCCTGAGGTCCTCGAAGATCGACGTCTTTTCGATGCCGTCGATACTCTGCTCCTGTACCAGAACGATAACGGCGGCATGTCTTCATACGAGAAGCGACGAGGAGGCGAATGGCTGGAGATGCTCAATGCCGCTGAGGTCTTTGGTCGTATCATGATCGAGTACGATTACCCTGAATGCACAACAGCTTGCGTCACAGCTTTATCTATGTTCAACAAGCACTGGCCAGACTACCGAACAGACGAGGTTACGACACTTATCCGGACGGCCGCCGAATGGATCAAGTCCAACCAAGCACCTGATGGCAGCTGGTACGGAAGCTGGGGTATCTGTTTCACATATGCCGGTATGTTTGCGCTTGAAAGCATGAAACACATCGGCCAGACATACGCGACAGGCGAGAACTCTAGACGTGGTTGcgatttcttcatctccaagcaGAGAGCTGATGGTGGATGGTCAGAAAGCTACAAGGTATGTTACACAGACTTTGCTTCACGTCTTTTACTAACAATCATAGGCCTGCGAAACGATGACATACGTCGAACATCCTTCAGGCTCCCTCGTCGTCCAAACAGCCTGGGCCCTGATCGGACTGATGGAAGCTGAATATCCTCATGTGGAACCCTTGAGACGAGGAATCCAGTTCATCATGGATCGTCAGAAGCCGAACGGAGAGTGGCTGCAGGAGGCAATCGAGGGTGTCTTCAATAAGTCATGCATGATTTCATATCCCAACTACAAGTTCACCTTTACCATCAAGGCCTTGGGCATGTTTGCGAAAAGGTTTcccgaggagaagctggtaCCAAGCTGGGCGGTCGCACAGAATGGAACGAATGGTGTCAAGACAAATGGAGTCAAGACAGTAGAGATAAAAGTGAATGGCGCAAAGCCAAATGGAGTCAAGGCCAACGgtgtcaagggcaaggctaACTAGACGGTCGGATACAATGATGCATGAATAACAAGGTAGCAACGAAGGCGACTGTCGAAACTAAGCCCTCGAAAATAATCTTAATCACGAATACATCAAGGATATACATTTCAGACACCTCAATGACAACGCAAGATACTGTCTGACCCTAGGATTCTCCCCTCCATATTGACTTGTGTACAAGTAGTCCCGCGGTTTCTGACCATTCCTCTGCTTCTCACCTCTCCCACCACCAAATCTCAAACTACACCAAGTGTCGCCCCGACCT of Fusarium musae strain F31 chromosome 5, whole genome shotgun sequence contains these proteins:
- a CDS encoding hypothetical protein (BUSCO:EOG09260SIZ), with the protein product MVANSTGRESSALKSRKRAADSESEPLLKQGQPFPKQPRISSQLDTTRWRLKDDDSRHTWHYLENDDDVKEWPQSYAEKWYLNLPLDLPDLPTPDNPLAAAENGLDFFEKLQLPSGHWGCEYGGPMFLLPGIVMTWYVTRTPVSSAKATAIYKYISARAHPVDGGWGLHIEGESSVFGTLMNYVALRLLGVDPEDPVLVKARGTLHKMGGALYAPHWAKFWMAVLGLMSWDIVNPVPPEFWLLPDWVPFAPWRWWIHIRMVFLPMGWLYSKRWSCEETDVIRSLKKEVFLEDYAKINWSAHRNSIGVIDNYHPKSWLLNAANWVLANIWMPYLRPNFLKEKAEAWASKQVDMEDANTGYACLAPVNAAMNTVLCYARDGPDNYGVKRHIERLEEYLWVKDEGMLANGTNGVQCWDTAFLIQAVFEAGLHKNEKYQPMLMKSLHYLERQQIREDCADQEVCYRQPRKGGWPFSNRDQGYGVSDCISEALKAIILLQKVGGLPEVLEDRRLFDAVDTLLLYQNDNGGMSSYEKRRGGEWLEMLNAAEVFGRIMIEYDYPECTTACVTALSMFNKHWPDYRTDEVTTLIRTAAEWIKSNQAPDGSWYGSWGICFTYAGMFALESMKHIGQTYATGENSRRGCDFFISKQRADGGWSESYKACETMTYVEHPSGSLVVQTAWALIGLMEAEYPHVEPLRRGIQFIMDRQKPNGEWLQEAIEGVFNKSCMISYPNYKFTFTIKALGMFAKRFPEEKLVPSWAVAQNGTNGVKTNGVKTVEIKVNGAKPNGVKANGVKGKAN